One window of the Runella slithyformis DSM 19594 genome contains the following:
- a CDS encoding sugar phosphate isomerase/epimerase family protein produces the protein MNIKFYAPAWGNTLPFDTFCKNVKEAGYNGVEMTLPFEEKEKQNILDTFKTYELEFIGQYYQSFERDLDEHAENYEKYLRNLIAAKPVFINCQTGKDYFSFEQNKRLFDLAARISRETGVRIIHETHRGKSLFAAHIAREYFTEIPDLRICLDISHWCNVHESLLADQHEAVELAISRADHIHTRIGHPEGPQVNDPRAPEWKETLETHLKWWDKVVELHQNNNTPLTMTTEFGPATYMPVLPYTQQPVGNQWEINLFMMNLLKKRFRGH, from the coding sequence ATGAACATTAAGTTTTACGCCCCTGCCTGGGGAAACACGCTGCCGTTTGATACGTTCTGCAAAAATGTCAAAGAGGCCGGTTACAATGGTGTGGAAATGACCCTGCCTTTTGAAGAAAAAGAAAAACAGAATATTCTGGATACATTCAAAACCTACGAGCTCGAATTCATCGGGCAATATTACCAATCCTTTGAGCGCGACTTGGACGAGCACGCCGAAAACTACGAAAAATACCTGCGAAACCTGATTGCCGCCAAGCCTGTTTTCATTAACTGTCAAACGGGAAAGGATTACTTCAGCTTCGAGCAAAATAAGCGATTGTTTGATCTGGCTGCCCGTATTTCCCGGGAAACAGGCGTGAGGATTATTCACGAAACGCATCGAGGCAAGAGTCTTTTTGCGGCACACATCGCCCGGGAATACTTTACTGAAATCCCTGATTTACGGATTTGTCTGGACATCTCTCATTGGTGTAATGTCCATGAATCCCTGCTGGCCGATCAGCACGAAGCCGTTGAACTTGCCATTTCGCGGGCTGACCATATCCACACCCGCATCGGGCATCCGGAAGGACCTCAGGTAAATGATCCCAGAGCCCCCGAATGGAAAGAAACCCTTGAGACCCATTTGAAATGGTGGGATAAAGTAGTGGAACTCCATCAAAACAACAATACCCCATTGACGATGACTACCGAATTCGGCCCGGCAACCTATATGCCCGTATTGCCCTATACTCAACAGCCGGTGGGAAACCAGTGGGAAATCAACCTATTCATGATGAATTTGCTGAAAAAACGCTTCAGAGGACATTAA
- a CDS encoding phytanoyl-CoA dioxygenase family protein: MEFTKEHLETYHRDGYVVVRNFFTQEEVELLYRIAVRDDVLSKKSYDRTDASGLKTKLALWYSLDDSLYSKFARSERIVNGVEQILGGRAAHYHSKLMQKEPKTGGAWEWHQDYGYWYKNNGFLFPEMLSVLTALTPATKENGCLQMIRGSHKMGRVEHGFAGEQVGADMEKVNEALKIMPLDYLEMEAGDTAFFHCNTLHASAANLSDKPRWSIITAYNLASNKPYKDVHTSSYTPIEPFTGNLPDEKAVSITDDAEFLVK; the protein is encoded by the coding sequence ATGGAATTTACGAAAGAACACCTCGAAACCTATCACCGCGACGGCTACGTTGTGGTGCGTAATTTTTTTACACAGGAAGAGGTAGAGTTGCTCTACCGAATTGCCGTCAGGGATGATGTCCTGAGTAAAAAAAGTTATGATCGTACCGATGCTTCCGGACTGAAAACAAAACTGGCCCTGTGGTATTCATTGGATGACAGCCTCTACAGTAAATTCGCCCGTTCGGAGCGTATTGTCAACGGCGTAGAGCAGATATTGGGCGGTAGAGCGGCACATTATCATTCAAAACTGATGCAAAAAGAACCCAAAACGGGCGGAGCCTGGGAGTGGCATCAGGACTACGGGTATTGGTATAAAAATAACGGATTTTTATTTCCGGAGATGCTCAGTGTTTTGACCGCCCTCACTCCAGCAACCAAAGAAAACGGATGTTTGCAGATGATACGGGGATCCCACAAAATGGGCCGGGTTGAGCACGGCTTTGCGGGAGAACAGGTAGGGGCTGACATGGAAAAAGTAAATGAGGCTCTTAAAATCATGCCGCTGGACTATTTGGAGATGGAAGCCGGCGATACCGCTTTTTTTCATTGCAATACCCTGCACGCTTCAGCGGCTAATCTATCCGATAAGCCTCGTTGGTCAATCATTACGGCCTATAACCTGGCAAGTAACAAACCTTACAAAGATGTTCATACGAGCAGTTACACACCGATTGAACCTTTTACCGGCAATTTACCGGACGAGAAAGCGGTAAGTATTACGGATGATGCCGAATTTTTGGTAAAATAG